The proteins below are encoded in one region of Triticum aestivum cultivar Chinese Spring chromosome 1B, IWGSC CS RefSeq v2.1, whole genome shotgun sequence:
- the LOC123098112 gene encoding uncharacterized protein — translation MPGERLNYLDIYNYLLESHGELLWASVHVRKDYMDYWRRRGVAFVSCLLGALSVSIHALEGEAPDKMRWVSKDGESLANCVLFLGWPNSFAMDASRLGGDAVSAGCAYFVYNIENGMPGRSCYVHRYNLLNGKTKFVEQLPDGWDDDMCMWLFPQPAVAPNQEISERCDSSKWWKRKNQQSTTTPKSTIHMERPQQQHYKSYFMVIVNNLPHRVNNFQLRRFFSQHGKVSQAKVRCKKKTNISKGFGHVTMEMVKEHANALATLDGLVLGGCILEVSIVKVMWKPEQHVNFAGSGEYSLDHYIYIGLGLLLFAFVMLWKII, via the exons ATGCCAGGGGAGCGTCTAAACTACTTAGACATATACAACTACCTTCTCGAGTCCCACGGCGAGCTTCTCTGGGCGTCGGTTCACGTCCGCAAAGATTACATGGATTAttggcggcgccgcggtgtggccTTTGTCTCTTGCCTTCTTGGCGCTCTCTCGGTGTCCATTCATGCCCTAGAGGGGGAGGCGCCGGACAAAATGCGGTGGGTGAGCAAGGATGGCGAGAGCCTAGCTAACTGCGTCTTATTCCTGGGGTGGCCCAACAGCTTTGCCATGGATGCCTCGCGGCTAGGCGGTGATGCCGTGTCCGCCGGATGCGCATATTTTGTCTACAACATAGAGAACGGCATGCCTGGTCGATCGTGTTATGTGCATAGGTACAATCTTCTCAACGGCAAGACCAAATTCGTGGAGCAGTTGCCTGATGGATGGGACGATGATATGTGCATGTGGCTCTTCCCCCAGCCCGCTGTTGCTCCAAACCAG GAAATCAGTGAAAGGTGTGATAGTTCAAAATGGTGGAAGAGGAAAAACCAACAGAGTACTACAACTCCAAAAAGCACTATTCACATGGAGAGACCTCAGCAACAACATTACAAGTCTTATTTCATGGTGATAGTAAACAACCTGCCTCACAGGGTGAATAACTTTCAGCTGCGTCGGTTCTTCAGCCAGCACGGTAAGGTATCCCAAGCTAAAGTGAGATGTAAGAAGAAGACCAATATCTCAAAGGGATTCGGGCATGTGACCATGGAGATGGTCAAGGAACATGCTAATGCTCTTGCTACACTTGACGGACTG GTTTTGGGTGGATGCATCCTTGAAGTGAGCATCGTGAAGGTGATGTGGAAGCCAGAACAACATGTGAATTTTGCCGGATCGGGAGAGTATAGTCTTGACCATTATATATATATTGGCTTGGGGCTATTACTTTTTGCTTTTGTAATGTTGTGGAAGATTATTTAA